Below is a genomic region from Flavobacteriales bacterium.
CCTGAATTAATCCAGCTTCTTTCAATGCCTTCAAATGTTGGGAAACGGTAGCTTGTGCCAATCCGATCTCGTTGACGATGCTTCCGCACACGCAACTGTTCTGTTTGCTCAAGTACTGAAGAATGGCAATCCGTGCTGGATGCGCCATTGCCTTAGTTAGCTCGGCAAGGTCGTTCTGTTCTTTGGTGAACTGATGTGTTTTGGTCAATCCCATTTCATCGCAATATTACGATAATTAATTCTATCGCTTCATAAAGAATGAAAATTCGCATCGAATT
It encodes:
- a CDS encoding metalloregulator ArsR/SmtB family transcription factor, which translates into the protein MGLTKTHQFTKEQNDLAELTKAMAHPARIAILQYLSKQNSCVCGSIVNEIGLAQATVSQHLKALKEAGLIQGTVEGASVCYCLNTEKIESAQQQLNGLLKNCCSPNSCC